One Streptomyces sp. L2 genomic window carries:
- a CDS encoding cytosine permease, whose protein sequence is MPIEQRGVDTIPDEERTSGPRDLVSILLGSNLCLGVIIFGWLPPSFGLGWWASVTSIVAGTVVGTLFTAPLALVSLRTATNLSTSSGAQFGVRGRLVGSIVGLLLALGYTALTVWIGGDVMIGVLGRLFGLSADGVSYGIVYAVLAAATVAGAVYGYRVLLAMSKLLSIGMTALLVLGIVAYAPHFTTAALPGAGGYLLGGFWPTWFLAAVAAGLSGPIAFITLLGDYTRYISPARNSGRRVLHATWLGLVLGLLVPQLFGTFTAYAAHAATDYAGPLVAASPAWYLIPLLLSASAGSVGNAGLMLYSMGLDLDAILPRASRARATCTVALVATVCVFVGHYAWNAQSAMTSFVLLLTAIGTPWAVITLIGFARCRGVYDADALQVFNRRARGGAYWYRAGWNIRATTSWAIGAGVGLLGVSLPSYQGPLLHLTGGVDCSFLLSGAVGGATYSLLTLTERARRGAGNCATSHDGPAESHRAEAVPR, encoded by the coding sequence ATGCCCATAGAACAGCGCGGAGTCGACACCATCCCGGACGAGGAACGCACCAGCGGGCCCCGGGACCTGGTGTCGATCCTGCTCGGCTCCAACCTCTGCCTCGGCGTGATCATCTTCGGCTGGCTGCCGCCGTCCTTCGGACTCGGCTGGTGGGCGTCCGTCACCTCGATCGTGGCGGGCACGGTGGTCGGCACCCTGTTCACGGCCCCGCTCGCGCTGGTCTCCCTGCGCACCGCGACCAACCTCTCCACGTCCTCCGGCGCCCAGTTCGGGGTGCGGGGCCGGCTGGTCGGCTCGATCGTCGGCCTGCTGCTGGCCCTCGGCTACACCGCGCTGACCGTGTGGATCGGCGGCGACGTGATGATCGGCGTCCTCGGCCGGCTGTTCGGCCTGTCCGCGGACGGAGTGTCGTACGGCATCGTCTACGCGGTGCTCGCAGCCGCCACCGTCGCCGGCGCGGTGTACGGCTACCGGGTGCTGCTCGCCATGTCCAAGCTGCTGAGCATCGGCATGACCGCCCTGCTGGTCCTCGGGATCGTCGCCTACGCCCCGCACTTCACCACCGCGGCGCTGCCGGGGGCGGGCGGCTACCTCCTCGGCGGGTTCTGGCCGACCTGGTTCCTCGCGGCCGTCGCGGCCGGCCTGTCCGGGCCCATCGCCTTCATCACCCTGCTCGGCGACTACACCCGCTACATCTCCCCCGCCCGGAACTCCGGCCGCCGCGTCCTGCACGCCACCTGGCTCGGCCTGGTCCTCGGCCTGCTGGTGCCCCAGCTGTTCGGCACGTTCACGGCGTACGCGGCCCACGCCGCCACCGACTACGCGGGGCCGCTGGTCGCCGCGTCCCCCGCCTGGTACCTGATCCCGCTCCTGCTGTCCGCCTCCGCAGGCTCGGTCGGCAACGCGGGCCTCATGCTGTACTCCATGGGCCTGGACCTGGACGCCATCCTGCCCCGCGCCTCCCGCGCCCGCGCCACCTGCACGGTCGCCCTGGTCGCCACGGTCTGCGTCTTCGTCGGCCACTACGCCTGGAACGCGCAGTCCGCGATGACGTCCTTCGTGCTCCTGCTCACCGCCATCGGCACGCCCTGGGCGGTCATCACCCTCATCGGCTTCGCCCGCTGCCGGGGCGTCTACGACGCCGACGCCCTCCAGGTCTTCAACCGCCGCGCCCGAGGCGGCGCCTACTGGTACCGCGCCGGCTGGAACATCCGCGCGACGACATCCTGGGCGATCGGCGCGGGAGTAGGCCTGCTGGGAGTCTCCCTCCCCTCCTACCAGGGCCCTTTGCTGCACCTGACAGGCGGAGTGGACTGCAGCTTCCTGCTGTCGGGCGCGGTGGGAGGAGCGACCTATTCGCTACTGACGCTCACTGAACGCGCTCGAAGGGGCGCGGGGAACTGCGCGACCAGCCACGATGGACCCGCGGAGAGTCACCGGGCCGAGGCAGTCCCCCGCTAA
- a CDS encoding branched-chain amino acid aminotransferase: protein MTTPTIELKPSANPLAAAEREAILAGPGFGRHFTDHMVTIKWTEGRGWHDGQLVPYAPIPLDPATNVLHYAQEIFEGLKAYRRPDGSVATFRPDQNAKRFQRSARRLAMPELPVETFIEACDALVQQDKDWVPAHGGEDSLYLRPFMIATEVGLGVKPANEYLFIVIASPAGAYFPGGVKPVSIWASEDRVRAVPGGMGDAKTGGNYAASLLAQAEAAAKGCDQVCYLDAVEHKWVEELGGMNLYFVYGDKIVTPKLSGSILEGVTRDSLLTVARDLGYEAEEARVSIEQWQADSENGTLTEVFACGTAAVITPVGTVKRDGAEWKQSGGEPGEVTMRLRQALLDIQRGITEDAHGWMHRLG, encoded by the coding sequence ATGACGACGCCCACGATCGAGCTCAAGCCCTCCGCCAACCCGCTCGCCGCCGCGGAGCGCGAGGCGATCCTGGCCGGCCCCGGATTCGGCCGCCACTTCACCGACCACATGGTGACGATCAAGTGGACGGAGGGCCGCGGCTGGCACGACGGCCAGCTCGTGCCGTACGCGCCGATCCCGCTGGACCCCGCCACCAACGTCCTGCACTACGCCCAGGAGATCTTCGAGGGCCTGAAGGCCTACCGGCGCCCCGACGGCTCGGTCGCCACCTTCCGCCCCGACCAGAACGCCAAGCGCTTCCAGCGTTCCGCGCGTCGCCTGGCCATGCCGGAGCTACCCGTCGAGACGTTCATCGAGGCGTGCGACGCGCTCGTCCAGCAGGACAAGGACTGGGTGCCCGCGCACGGCGGCGAGGACTCCCTCTACCTGCGCCCCTTCATGATCGCCACCGAGGTCGGCCTCGGCGTGAAGCCCGCCAACGAGTACCTGTTCATCGTGATCGCCTCCCCGGCCGGCGCCTACTTCCCCGGCGGCGTGAAGCCGGTCTCCATCTGGGCCTCCGAGGACCGCGTCCGCGCCGTCCCCGGCGGCATGGGCGACGCCAAGACCGGCGGCAACTACGCGGCCTCCCTGCTCGCGCAGGCCGAGGCCGCCGCCAAGGGCTGCGACCAGGTCTGCTACCTCGACGCCGTGGAGCACAAGTGGGTCGAGGAACTCGGTGGCATGAACCTGTATTTCGTGTACGGCGACAAGATCGTCACGCCGAAGCTGTCCGGCTCGATCCTGGAGGGCGTCACCCGTGACTCCCTGCTGACCGTGGCCCGCGACCTCGGCTACGAGGCGGAGGAGGCCCGCGTCTCCATCGAGCAGTGGCAGGCCGACTCCGAGAACGGCACCCTGACCGAGGTGTTCGCCTGCGGGACGGCCGCGGTGATCACCCCGGTCGGCACGGTCAAGCGGGACGGGGCCGAGTGGAAGCAGTCGGGTGGGGAGCCCGGTGAGGTGACGATGCGGCTGCGTCAGGCTCTGCTGGACATCCAGCGGGGGATCACGGAGGACGCGCACGGCTGGATGCACCGTCTCGGCTGA